In Roseinatronobacter monicus, a genomic segment contains:
- a CDS encoding endonuclease/exonuclease/phosphatase family protein, whose translation MAIKVLCWNVEHFSGTHQQGPRADRVRRVADVIREESPDVFAIQEVTGRAVFEAFSQKLPDYNITITEGPQTMEILVGVRAGLRSFITQRSEFKRNNPALRPGMLVTLSPEPGRNLPILFNHLKSMPDPEGFGLRTAMIERANSLWRALLSGPTGTEPDAQVPFVIAGDLNLMGMHLSFSPVGVSQEEEIARTARRFERSGMRLLRKSHPASFNKGSGSSLGPSDLDHVIAAQHMQFADQGDGAEVRVAGWAELDDVAAQDDWIARYSDHAPLIFTVTEF comes from the coding sequence ATGGCGATCAAGGTGCTTTGCTGGAACGTCGAGCATTTCAGCGGCACCCATCAGCAGGGTCCGCGCGCCGACAGGGTGCGACGCGTTGCCGATGTTATCCGCGAGGAGTCGCCCGATGTCTTCGCCATTCAGGAGGTCACTGGGCGCGCGGTATTCGAGGCGTTTTCCCAGAAGCTTCCTGACTACAATATCACCATTACCGAAGGTCCCCAGACCATGGAGATACTGGTCGGGGTGCGCGCGGGGCTCCGCAGCTTTATTACTCAGCGCAGCGAATTCAAGCGCAACAATCCCGCGCTGCGTCCGGGGATGTTGGTCACGCTGTCGCCCGAGCCAGGCCGCAACCTGCCGATCCTGTTCAATCATCTCAAATCCATGCCCGACCCAGAGGGGTTCGGGCTGCGCACAGCCATGATCGAGCGCGCCAACAGCCTGTGGCGCGCGCTGCTAAGCGGGCCGACAGGAACTGAGCCGGACGCGCAGGTTCCTTTCGTGATCGCGGGCGACCTGAACCTGATGGGGATGCACCTGTCGTTCAGCCCAGTCGGGGTGAGCCAGGAAGAAGAGATCGCGCGCACCGCCCGCCGGTTCGAGCGATCGGGGATGCGGTTGTTGCGCAAGTCCCATCCGGCAAGTTTCAACAAAGGGTCGGGCTCGTCGCTGGGGCCGTCTGATCTGGACCATGTAATCGCCGCACAGCACATGCAATTTGCCGATCAGGGCGATGGGGCGGAGGTGCGTGTCGCCGGCTGGGCGGAACTGGATGATGTGGCCGCGCAGGACGACTGGATCGCGCGCTATTCGGATCACGCGCCGTTGATTTTCACGGTCACGGAGTTCTGA
- a CDS encoding endonuclease/exonuclease/phosphatase family protein, whose protein sequence is MRILTIIAALFWASLAQAEPLRIASWNIEHLVASTDSGCRPRSEADFQRVRDVIADVDADIWLLQEIEGEAALARVFDTDDWVVHVEDRRPRRSYPECRHTPGQHLSMQATAIVLRAGIAHRRLPDLKALDVSGRGSLRHGVLIELTGPRPLTILNTHLKSGCFEGAGRQACGDLFAQLPVLRDWYDAQNGPVLIGGDLNRRLEVPNDTFWAVLNEYNDLHIAGAGIRPNCLPQYREFIDFLILNDDAVGAKLQGSFAETTFSGPIADYPSDHCPVAIDIDLGKL, encoded by the coding sequence ATGCGCATTTTGACGATCATCGCCGCCCTGTTCTGGGCATCGCTGGCCCAAGCCGAGCCGCTGCGGATCGCAAGCTGGAACATCGAGCATCTGGTTGCCAGCACTGACAGCGGCTGTCGGCCGCGCAGCGAGGCGGATTTTCAGCGGGTGCGCGATGTCATCGCAGACGTCGATGCCGATATCTGGCTCTTGCAGGAAATCGAAGGAGAAGCCGCCCTTGCCCGGGTCTTTGACACAGATGACTGGGTTGTCCATGTCGAGGACCGCCGCCCGCGCCGCTCCTATCCCGAATGCCGGCACACACCTGGTCAGCACCTGTCCATGCAGGCCACCGCGATTGTGCTGCGCGCGGGCATCGCGCATCGCCGCCTGCCCGATCTCAAAGCACTCGATGTCTCAGGGCGCGGATCCCTGCGTCACGGTGTTCTGATCGAGCTGACAGGGCCCCGCCCTCTCACCATTCTCAACACCCATCTGAAATCCGGCTGCTTTGAAGGCGCAGGACGTCAAGCCTGCGGTGATCTGTTCGCGCAACTGCCAGTATTGCGTGACTGGTATGACGCGCAAAACGGGCCCGTCCTCATCGGCGGGGACCTGAACCGCCGCCTCGAGGTTCCAAATGATACCTTCTGGGCCGTTCTCAACGAATACAACGATCTGCACATCGCCGGAGCCGGTATCCGGCCCAACTGCCTGCCCCAGTACCGGGAGTTCATAGATTTTCTGATACTGAACGATGACGCGGTCGGTGCGAAGCTGCAGGGCTCGTTCGCCGAGACGACCTTCAGCGGGCCAATCGCCGACTACCCGTCGGATCACTGCCCGGTCGCGATCGATATCGACCTGGGAAAATTGTGA
- a CDS encoding helix-turn-helix domain-containing protein: MTNTPKPLKPSSASFRTYLEEVVRPLLASHVSRAQVSVLIDLLGFLEQQRYDFSAGRAFQTRPLANAALAERFSVTVRSIRRWLADLEALGLIAREYRKNPHHRYKNLLNRVRFSGFCDWFKRKLQAAPDSPCPPKKKDLQDKSITPENHQDQKSAPPFPASGVITYDTFWADLARRHLPSGRSRPCMNRIAEKFRGNLTRYDVRFDHPSVKSRWVNFCKAARPVR; this comes from the coding sequence ATGACCAACACCCCAAAGCCGCTCAAACCTTCATCCGCAAGTTTCCGCACCTATCTCGAGGAGGTCGTGCGCCCGCTGCTCGCCTCCCATGTCAGCCGCGCGCAAGTCTCGGTCCTGATCGATCTTCTGGGGTTTCTCGAACAGCAGCGCTATGATTTCTCGGCCGGGCGCGCGTTTCAGACCCGGCCCTTGGCGAATGCCGCACTGGCGGAACGCTTCAGCGTCACCGTGCGCTCGATCCGGCGCTGGTTGGCCGATCTCGAAGCCCTCGGCCTCATCGCCCGCGAATACCGCAAGAACCCACATCATCGGTACAAGAACCTGCTCAACCGGGTCCGGTTCTCGGGCTTCTGCGACTGGTTCAAGCGCAAGCTGCAAGCTGCCCCGGACAGCCCCTGTCCGCCCAAGAAGAAAGATTTACAAGATAAATCAATTACCCCTGAAAATCATCAAGATCAGAAGAGCGCACCGCCATTTCCGGCCTCTGGTGTCATCACCTACGACACCTTCTGGGCCGATCTGGCCCGCAGGCATCTCCCCAGCGGGCGATCGCGGCCCTGCATGAACCGAATTGCCGAGAAATTCAGGGGCAATCTCACCCGCTATGACGTTCGATTTGACCATCCGTCCGTCAAAAGCCGATGGGTGAATTTCTGCAAGGCCGCAAGGCCAGTTAGGTGA
- a CDS encoding lytic transglycosylase domain-containing protein yields MILRFGDDGSFGPSQTSRSFAKHYSGGELIAPLREAALMPDTSEGSHSDRTTARAAPRARPEILALIAETAARYAGHEALRATGLSASEWAALFQSNIEIESAYNPNALSHAGAIGLGQLMPDTARSLGVDPHDIAQNLDGSARYLLMRLGQFGSLELALAAYNAGAAAVIRHDGIPPYPETIGHVRKVMAVFDRLQGETL; encoded by the coding sequence CTGATCCTGCGCTTTGGAGACGATGGCAGCTTTGGCCCGTCCCAGACCTCGCGCAGCTTTGCCAAGCACTATTCAGGCGGTGAGCTGATCGCGCCCTTGCGCGAGGCCGCACTTATGCCGGACACAAGCGAGGGGTCGCATTCTGATCGGACGACTGCACGGGCCGCACCGCGCGCCCGCCCAGAAATCCTCGCGCTGATTGCCGAGACAGCGGCGCGCTATGCAGGCCACGAGGCCTTGCGCGCAACAGGCCTCAGCGCCTCCGAATGGGCCGCGCTGTTTCAATCCAATATCGAAATCGAGAGCGCCTATAACCCGAATGCCCTCTCGCATGCGGGCGCGATCGGGCTGGGGCAGCTGATGCCCGACACGGCGCGCAGCCTTGGCGTCGATCCCCATGACATCGCCCAGAACCTCGACGGCTCTGCGCGCTATCTGCTGATGCGACTGGGGCAGTTCGGCAGCCTAGAGCTGGCGCTTGCGGCCTACAATGCCGGAGCGGCAGCCGTGATCCGCCATGACGGCATTCCCCCTTACCCTGAGACCATTGGTCATGTCCGCAAGGTCATGGCTGTTTTTGACCGCCTCCAAGGAGAGACACTATGA
- a CDS encoding TrbC/VirB2 family protein → MTKTPTTRPWAIAASLGIIAVMLAASPALAQSIDLNPVTSLLQGIIDTITGPLGIAIATLAVVGIGLSWFFGIIDFRQAMFVVIAIAIVASAATIVSAIWQT, encoded by the coding sequence ATGACCAAGACACCGACCACCCGGCCCTGGGCCATTGCCGCAAGCCTCGGCATTATCGCCGTGATGCTGGCAGCCAGCCCCGCACTCGCGCAATCCATCGATCTCAACCCGGTGACCAGCCTTCTGCAAGGCATCATCGACACGATCACCGGCCCTCTGGGCATCGCGATCGCCACACTGGCCGTGGTGGGCATTGGTCTCTCGTGGTTTTTCGGGATCATCGATTTTCGGCAAGCAATGTTCGTGGTGATCGCCATCGCCATCGTGGCCAGTGCCGCGACCATTGTCAGCGCCATCTGGCAGACGTGA
- a CDS encoding VirB3 family type IV secretion system protein — translation MMCERSTLFLGLVRPAQMLGLPILYAVLWIFGSVLMLIWSQSLWAFALAAAAYPALWLAAQWDPAFVEVIRVVSEHTRPTKNRKIWNGDSYAP, via the coding sequence ATGATGTGTGAGCGCTCCACCTTGTTTCTGGGTCTCGTGCGGCCTGCGCAAATGCTGGGCTTGCCCATCCTCTATGCGGTGCTCTGGATTTTTGGCTCAGTGCTGATGCTCATCTGGTCGCAGTCGCTCTGGGCCTTTGCCCTCGCGGCTGCCGCCTATCCCGCACTCTGGTTGGCTGCGCAATGGGACCCGGCCTTCGTCGAGGTCATTCGCGTGGTCTCTGAGCACACGCGGCCCACAAAGAACCGCAAAATCTGGAACGGAGATTCCTATGCCCCGTGA
- a CDS encoding type IV secretion system protein B4, with product MPRDLCAGAAATHILPAWAGDEARLAHHLPYVKLIDDHTILTRGGEYMQCIRVSGANSFTAPDGRLDKTRAIIAAVIAQSGAGFSFYVHKVSARVPVELKPFHGGGFAEALDARWQAHLREAGLRDRTLTITVVKRPTVLERLPLMRKARAGQGSDQSRRQIARLKEVVEFLTQSLTEMEARLLTASSGELLGFLESLNTGIEAPTYPRGFPSTIADDVANRRVTFRGDKFLISGGSGEDRIGQIFTVKNYPSQTWCSMFDDLALPIDMVVTHSFTPVNSGVMGDRIKRQIRMMRAGDDAAISLQNDLVQAADDLASERLIFGDHHMSVATFAESEQKLDSIAAEIRNIAASVGVKLMMEAYSARASYFAQSPGNASYRARRATITNLNFADMAALHRTHLGKSRARTPWDTPITMFPTPERSAYRFSFHEKGSPASEPTSGHTIILGRSGSGKSVLATFLMAQARRTGARIFAFDYRYGLEMGLRALGGSYQSIKAGEATGLNPLWVETDAAGREWLTDALISLLESRGAQLTPQQTHAVQAIVRRNAEASDPSLRNWTEFAGQFRSVDDGGDLAERVREWTPQGRFGWVFGTTLEDRFTLDGDVVGFDLTGLLDADNETARMAVLSYIFRRIERKIEDRRPTIVLIDEAWKAFDNSYFANKLEDWLVTARKQNTVVVMMTQFASQLDKSRVGSTIIQALPTQILLPNSRAKPGDYGPLALSDKELDVMMNALPASHLALIRDDQGAHIVDAGLAPLGDYLAVLGGLKSGEAVVGTDYRNTPEFWRRAT from the coding sequence ATGCCCCGTGATCTCTGCGCAGGCGCGGCCGCCACGCACATCCTGCCAGCTTGGGCCGGGGACGAGGCCCGCCTTGCGCATCATCTGCCTTACGTCAAACTCATCGATGATCACACGATCCTCACGCGCGGCGGCGAATACATGCAATGCATCCGGGTCAGCGGGGCCAACAGCTTCACGGCCCCCGATGGCCGCCTCGACAAGACCCGCGCGATCATTGCGGCGGTGATCGCGCAAAGCGGGGCGGGGTTTTCCTTTTATGTCCACAAGGTCTCGGCCCGCGTGCCGGTGGAGCTGAAGCCCTTCCATGGGGGCGGTTTTGCCGAAGCACTCGACGCGCGCTGGCAAGCGCATCTGCGCGAGGCGGGCTTGCGCGACCGCACCCTGACCATCACGGTGGTCAAACGCCCCACAGTGCTCGAGCGCCTGCCGCTCATGCGCAAAGCGCGCGCGGGGCAGGGGAGCGATCAAAGCCGCCGCCAGATCGCACGGCTCAAAGAGGTGGTGGAGTTTCTCACCCAAAGCCTGACCGAGATGGAAGCGCGGCTTTTGACCGCCTCTTCGGGCGAGCTGCTGGGGTTTCTGGAATCGCTGAACACGGGGATCGAGGCACCGACCTATCCGCGCGGGTTTCCCTCCACCATCGCCGATGATGTCGCCAACAGGCGCGTCACGTTTCGCGGCGACAAGTTCCTGATCTCTGGGGGCTCGGGCGAAGACCGCATCGGGCAGATTTTTACGGTCAAGAACTACCCCAGCCAGACCTGGTGCTCCATGTTCGATGATCTGGCGCTGCCCATCGACATGGTCGTGACCCACAGCTTCACGCCGGTGAACTCGGGCGTGATGGGCGACCGCATCAAGCGCCAGATCCGGATGATGCGCGCAGGCGATGATGCTGCCATCTCGCTGCAAAACGATCTGGTGCAGGCCGCCGATGATCTGGCCTCTGAACGCCTGATCTTTGGCGATCACCATATGAGTGTGGCAACCTTCGCCGAGAGTGAGCAAAAACTCGACAGTATCGCGGCCGAAATCCGCAATATCGCAGCCTCCGTCGGCGTGAAGCTGATGATGGAGGCATACTCGGCCCGCGCGAGCTATTTTGCCCAAAGCCCCGGCAATGCCAGCTACCGCGCGCGCCGCGCCACGATCACCAATCTCAATTTCGCCGATATGGCCGCACTCCACCGCACGCATTTGGGCAAATCGCGCGCGCGCACCCCCTGGGACACGCCGATCACGATGTTCCCCACACCCGAGCGCTCGGCCTATCGGTTCTCGTTTCATGAGAAGGGCAGCCCCGCCTCTGAACCCACCAGCGGACATACGATCATTCTCGGGCGCTCAGGCTCGGGCAAATCGGTGCTGGCGACGTTTCTGATGGCGCAGGCCCGGCGCACGGGTGCGCGGATATTTGCGTTCGATTACCGCTACGGGCTCGAGATGGGCCTGCGCGCGCTCGGGGGCAGCTATCAATCGATCAAGGCCGGCGAGGCCACAGGTCTGAACCCGCTCTGGGTGGAAACCGATGCGGCAGGGCGCGAATGGCTGACCGATGCGCTGATCAGCCTTCTTGAATCGCGCGGCGCGCAGCTCACCCCCCAGCAGACGCATGCCGTGCAGGCCATCGTGCGCCGCAATGCCGAGGCCAGTGATCCCTCCCTTCGCAACTGGACGGAATTCGCAGGCCAGTTCCGCTCGGTCGATGATGGTGGCGATCTGGCCGAGCGCGTGCGGGAATGGACCCCGCAGGGGCGCTTTGGCTGGGTCTTTGGCACAACCCTAGAGGACCGGTTCACATTGGACGGCGATGTGGTGGGGTTTGATCTCACGGGGCTTCTGGACGCCGACAACGAAACCGCGCGCATGGCGGTGCTGAGTTACATCTTCCGGCGCATCGAGCGCAAGATCGAGGATCGCCGCCCCACCATCGTGCTGATCGATGAGGCCTGGAAGGCCTTCGACAACAGCTATTTCGCGAACAAGCTCGAAGACTGGCTGGTGACCGCGCGCAAACAGAACACGGTCGTCGTGATGATGACGCAGTTCGCCTCGCAGCTCGACAAGTCGCGCGTGGGCAGCACGATCATTCAGGCGCTGCCGACACAGATCCTCTTGCCCAATTCCCGCGCCAAGCCTGGCGATTACGGCCCTCTCGCGCTCAGCGACAAAGAGCTCGATGTGATGATGAACGCGCTGCCCGCCTCGCATCTCGCACTCATCCGCGATGATCAAGGTGCACATATCGTCGACGCAGGCCTCGCCCCGCTGGGCGATTATCTCGCCGTGCTCGGTGGCCTCAAATCCGGCGAGGCCGTGGTCGGCACGGATTACCGCAATACCCCTGAATTCTGGAGACGGGCGACATGA
- a CDS encoding lytic transglycosylase domain-containing protein, whose product MRDRPSTRAAALAHLVLIAGLGAGAGQPAHAQGVPIFDAAQAMEQARQFAERLQDEALQIGKGDQRASIEEIKRQQLAQLDAIIESSTISAQSMGTTIQSLEAGQGAESAATSVFPDTETSLPARQLFGDARQNVEEIIIQGARDTYHHPGVARAGLSPVQWRALLQALIWQESRFNPAAQSPVGAYGLTQIMPGTASDLGINPAYRTDPLLQVQGGGRYLARRLDQLGGDIILALAAYNAGLGRVQQYGGVPPFAETQNYVQVIPRKYNEYLRLIGGEDALGTISAAHMANAELGLRGMAAIGYAELGHANIRHAAERLAAIVTQVGQGEDWAEAQALNTYARAEIGRLLVLSMRMQAARAQPLSAQQLMVIAQMADEKRFSDLTLEEF is encoded by the coding sequence ATGCGTGACAGGCCCTCCACGCGCGCAGCAGCTCTCGCGCATCTTGTCCTCATTGCGGGCTTGGGCGCAGGGGCGGGTCAACCCGCGCATGCGCAAGGTGTGCCGATCTTTGATGCCGCCCAGGCCATGGAACAGGCCCGCCAGTTTGCCGAGCGGCTGCAAGATGAGGCGCTGCAGATCGGCAAGGGCGACCAGCGCGCCAGCATCGAGGAGATCAAGCGCCAGCAACTGGCGCAGCTCGATGCGATTATCGAGAGCTCCACGATCTCGGCGCAAAGCATGGGCACCACGATCCAGAGCCTTGAGGCCGGGCAGGGGGCAGAGAGTGCCGCGACCAGCGTCTTTCCCGACACTGAGACCAGCCTGCCCGCCCGGCAGCTCTTTGGCGATGCGCGCCAGAATGTTGAGGAAATCATCATTCAAGGCGCGCGTGACACCTATCACCACCCTGGAGTGGCCCGCGCAGGGCTCTCACCCGTGCAATGGCGCGCGCTCTTGCAAGCGCTGATCTGGCAGGAAAGCCGCTTCAACCCGGCCGCGCAAAGCCCTGTCGGGGCCTACGGGCTCACCCAGATCATGCCCGGTACGGCCAGTGATCTGGGCATCAACCCGGCCTACCGCACGGATCCGCTCTTGCAGGTGCAAGGCGGCGGGCGCTATCTCGCGCGCCGCCTCGATCAGCTCGGGGGCGACATCATCCTGGCGCTGGCCGCCTATAACGCGGGGCTGGGCCGCGTGCAGCAATATGGCGGTGTGCCGCCCTTTGCCGAGACGCAGAATTACGTCCAGGTGATCCCGCGCAAATACAACGAATACTTGCGCCTCATCGGCGGCGAAGACGCGCTTGGCACGATCTCGGCCGCGCATATGGCCAATGCCGAACTGGGCCTGCGCGGCATGGCCGCCATCGGCTACGCGGAACTCGGTCACGCCAATATTCGGCATGCGGCCGAACGGCTGGCCGCGATCGTTACACAAGTGGGGCAGGGGGAGGATTGGGCCGAGGCCCAGGCGCTCAACACCTATGCCCGCGCCGAGATCGGGCGGCTTCTGGTTCTTTCCATGCGCATGCAGGCCGCGCGCGCCCAGCCTTTGAGCGCGCAGCAGCTGATGGTCATCGCCCAGATGGCCGATGAGAAACGTTTTTCCGATTTGACCCTTGAGGAGTTCTGA
- a CDS encoding type IV secretion system protein: MRPAYMSSLIAARPRTAMTARARTSRFAVAAVLGLALAPLTALAPTAVLAQGVPTFDAQSLTNQIRQLQHMLNDLGIQTDQLDALLEQVNLLGDQLSQLQDIYGILTSQNPMSLLMGGDLDCLLQQDFASLTGVVSSLSQGDFIGALSAGCGDMAASVEQVLTSTGLSPAIVQQLSQSDVTGARRLGQQASAAAMSSAAAQSAHERSNTSVRRIEIMVGEIGNTQGIKESVDHNTLVTAEIGIILLQMLELQAAQTMADGVAGVATAAQQAEEQAFSDLTMPPLQVQP; this comes from the coding sequence ATGCGCCCTGCGTATATGTCATCCCTGATCGCAGCCCGTCCGAGAACGGCCATGACCGCACGCGCGCGAACCAGCCGTTTTGCTGTGGCAGCGGTGCTGGGTCTTGCCCTTGCACCCCTCACAGCCCTCGCGCCCACAGCTGTTCTCGCCCAAGGCGTGCCGACATTCGATGCCCAAAGCCTGACCAACCAGATCCGCCAGCTTCAGCATATGCTCAATGATCTCGGCATTCAGACTGACCAGCTCGACGCGCTTTTGGAACAGGTCAACCTGCTCGGGGACCAGTTGTCCCAGTTGCAGGACATCTACGGCATTCTGACCAGCCAGAACCCGATGTCGCTCCTGATGGGCGGCGATCTCGATTGCCTGTTGCAGCAGGATTTCGCGAGCCTCACCGGCGTGGTCAGCAGCCTCTCGCAAGGCGATTTCATTGGGGCGCTCTCGGCGGGCTGTGGAGATATGGCCGCTTCCGTCGAACAGGTACTGACCAGCACAGGCCTCTCACCTGCCATTGTCCAGCAACTCTCGCAATCCGACGTCACGGGCGCGCGCAGATTGGGCCAGCAGGCCTCAGCCGCGGCGATGTCGAGTGCAGCGGCGCAAAGCGCGCATGAGCGCTCGAACACGAGCGTCCGGCGCATCGAGATCATGGTGGGCGAGATCGGCAATACCCAAGGGATCAAGGAATCCGTCGATCACAACACGCTGGTCACAGCAGAGATTGGCATCATCCTGTTGCAGATGCTCGAGCTGCAGGCCGCCCAGACCATGGCCGATGGCGTGGCGGGGGTTGCAACCGCCGCCCAGCAGGCCGAAGAACAGGCGTTTTCCGATCTGACCATGCCGCCCTTGCAGGTGCAGCCATGA
- a CDS encoding virB8 family protein, protein MRGFARRAPALPDIGETVTEELVFGALRRERLWQVIALSATGFGAVMGLGMMLVAIKHEMPAPQLVPFDTATGAAVPWAEVRAISLHEERAVTDSMIFSYVRDRETFNQLDNDLRVRSVMSRSSGDAAASMRSLWSSANPNFPPTRYGSARMDVEIISIAPLSGNRAQIRLRKRLRSKEGDQIGNFTVTLAYEFEPAEVREIADVWANPFGFKVREYAITSDRFE, encoded by the coding sequence ATGAGGGGGTTTGCGCGCCGCGCGCCAGCACTCCCCGATATCGGCGAGACTGTCACCGAAGAGCTGGTGTTCGGGGCGCTGCGCCGCGAACGGCTCTGGCAGGTCATCGCACTCAGCGCCACAGGCTTTGGTGCCGTGATGGGTCTTGGCATGATGCTGGTCGCCATCAAGCACGAGATGCCCGCGCCGCAACTGGTGCCCTTTGACACGGCAACCGGCGCCGCCGTGCCCTGGGCGGAGGTGCGCGCGATATCGCTGCATGAAGAGCGCGCGGTCACTGATTCCATGATCTTTTCTTACGTGCGCGACCGCGAGACTTTTAATCAGCTCGACAATGATCTGCGCGTGCGTTCGGTGATGAGCCGCTCCAGCGGTGATGCGGCGGCCAGCATGCGCAGCCTCTGGAGCAGTGCAAACCCGAATTTTCCGCCAACGCGCTATGGGTCTGCCCGCATGGATGTCGAGATCATCTCGATTGCCCCCCTCTCGGGCAACCGCGCACAGATCCGGCTCCGCAAACGCCTGCGCTCCAAGGAAGGCGATCAGATCGGGAATTTCACCGTCACGCTGGCCTATGAGTTCGAGCCCGCGGAAGTCCGCGAGATCGCCGATGTCTGGGCCAATCCCTTCGGCTTCAAGGTCCGCGAATACGCTATCACCTCCGACCGGTTCGAATGA
- a CDS encoding TrbG/VirB9 family P-type conjugative transfer protein — protein sequence MRFAPRTLSAPTRAPIKLAAGTAIGLLLLMGPLAAEITPRAGPHDARVRDAIYVDGQVYNLVLMLERVTTVELPRGEEIVSVVAGDTQSFDFDAVPGGRAFVIKPKRSGARTNITVFTNRRTYYFVASASRNTAFYSVRFTVPADQTRERGARVPEHRVINTRYGGNAMTAITPEEVWDDGTFTYFRFATARELPTIFVISDGMERIANGQVQRDGTVRVSGTSPYWVLRLGQIETAIANLGARQ from the coding sequence ATGAGATTTGCACCCCGGACACTGAGCGCCCCGACGCGCGCGCCAATAAAACTCGCGGCCGGCACAGCCATTGGCCTTCTGCTCCTCATGGGCCCGCTGGCCGCCGAGATCACCCCGCGCGCGGGCCCGCATGATGCCCGCGTGCGCGATGCCATCTATGTCGATGGGCAGGTCTATAACCTCGTCCTGATGCTCGAGCGCGTCACCACAGTGGAGCTGCCGCGCGGCGAAGAGATCGTCTCGGTCGTGGCCGGTGACACGCAAAGCTTCGATTTCGACGCGGTCCCCGGGGGGAGGGCCTTTGTCATCAAGCCCAAACGCTCAGGCGCACGCACCAATATCACTGTCTTCACCAACCGGCGGACCTATTATTTCGTGGCCTCGGCCTCCCGGAACACGGCCTTTTATTCGGTGCGTTTCACAGTGCCTGCGGATCAGACCCGCGAACGCGGCGCGCGCGTGCCCGAGCACCGCGTGATCAACACCCGCTATGGCGGCAATGCCATGACCGCGATCACGCCCGAAGAGGTCTGGGATGACGGGACCTTCACCTATTTCCGCTTTGCGACCGCACGCGAGCTGCCCACGATCTTCGTGATCTCCGACGGGATGGAGCGGATCGCCAATGGCCAGGTCCAGCGCGATGGCACGGTCCGCGTGAGCGGCACCAGCCCTTATTGGGTCTTGCGGCTGGGCCAGATCGAGACCGCCATCGCCAATCTGGGAGCGCGGCAATGA